The genomic DNA CCTTCTGAGTTCGCATTTGTCCCAGTGTCCCCGACATCGCATGCGTCACATGAATTCAATCGCCCACGGAAATTACCAGTCCACAATACTTCCTTCACCATACTGCGCCGCCAGAGCGTACACAACCCTGGGATGCGGGGGAATTCGCCACTGCATGGACGTCTATGACAGCGAGTCAATTGAATAGTCCTGAGCTCGGCGGGGTCGTAGTCTGTTGGTTGTGGTGGTAATCAGCAGGAGCTCTGATCGAAGCGACTCTGCTGCCTATACAATTCATGGTCCCAGTGGTTCGATTCCGATCTGTCCGTTCTGTCGAACTGCCAATCTGGGCCGAGCCTATTCCTTGGTCACAATTGTGAAAGGCGAATGACATCAGGGTTGAGCCACCTGTTCAAGATATTTCTTCTGTCGCATTTTGCGACGGGCCTTAGTCGTAATCAGGCCTGAAATGCCCCACAGGGCTTCTCCCTTCCCGGCATGATCTTGATAAGTTCGCAGTAAACGTTGACCCGATCATGCCCCCACCTGGTTGCCATCTTGCAGAAGAAACCAGAGACGACCGGGGGACAGGACCTGACATGAACAGGTTGTCCAAATTCTGGAGGATGCAGGTGAGCCAAGAGTTTTATCCTGCCCTGACGAAGTTCATGGTCTCTGTTAGGTTGAAATGTGTCGAGCAAGGCACTTCTCGTCTGACCAAGTGGCTGTCGGCCCCAGGTGCTGACCTGTTGTTTGAGAGGCCAGGTGTGGACAGATGATGCACGAATAGAGAGACGGAAGCACAGGCTGGGGGGCCTGACCGTTTCCACGTCGTTAAGGAGAAACCGTGGGTAATGTCACGCAGGATAAGCAGTTGGTGAAATGGTTCGAGGAGCTCGGTATCGAGGACGTTCCGCTGGTCGGCGGAAAGAATGCGTCGTTGGGAGAAATGTATCGTGAGCTGGCCGCCAAAGGCGTGAAGGTGCCCAACGGTTTCGCCGTCACGGCTGAGGCCTATCGACTCTTCCTGAAAGACGCGAAGCTCGATGCCGTGATTCGGTCGATTCTCAACGACTTAGATACGCACGATCTGACCAACCTTCAACAGCGTGGGAAGCAGGTACGGCAGGCGATTCTCGCCGAGACGCTTCCGCCTGAGTTGGCCGATGCGATTACCGACGCCTACGACCGGCTGAGTAAAGGACTTCCCGAGCCAGCGGATGTGGCGGTGCGCAGCAGCGCAACGGCGGAAGATTTGCCGGATGCCAGTTTCGCCGGACAACAAGAGACCTACCTCAATGTGCAGGGGCATCTGTCACTCCTGGAGCATTGCAAGCGCTGTTTTGCCTCGCTCTTCACCGATCGAGCCCTCTCCTACAGGGCGGACAAGGGCTTCGATCATTTGAAGATCGCCCTTTCCATCGGGGTGCAGCGGATGGTGCGATCGGATCTGGCGACCTCCGGCGTGATGTTTTCCATCGACACCGAAACCGGTTTTCGCGAGGCCGTCTTGATCAACGCGGCCTATGGCCTGGGCGAAAACGTCGTGCAGGGGACCGTCAATCCCGACGAGTATTATGTGTTCAAGCCGACGCTCAAGCAGGGCTATCGGCCGATCTTGCAGAAAATGCTCGGAACCAAGGAGTTCAAACTCATCTACGATATCGGCGGCGGCAAGATGGTGAAGAACGTGCCGGTGTCTCAGGGTGACCGATCGAAGTTCGCCGTAACCGACGAGGATATCCTGACCCTCGCCCGCTGGGCCTGCGTGATCGAAGATCATTACAGCGCGAAGCGAGGCACTCCCAGCCCGATGGACATGGAATGGGCCAAAGACGGACTCACCGGAGAACTGTTTATCGTCCAAGCCAGACCGGAAACGGTCCAATCCCTTCAACCGCGCGATACGCTGGAGACCTATCGCTTGAAGGAAAAGGGGAAGGTGTTGGTGGCGGGCCGCAGCGTCGGAGAAAAGATCGGGCAGGGCCCGGTTCGTGTGATCAGGAGCGCCCGGCAGATTCACGAGTTTCAGTCAGGTGAGGTGCTGGTGACCGATAAAACCGATCCTGATTGGGAGCCCATCATGAAAATAGCCTCTGCGATCGTCACCGATCGTGGCGGACGGACCTGCCACGCCGCGATCGTCAGCCGCGAATTGGGCCTGCCGGCCATCGTCGGGACCGAACAGGGGACAGATGTGCTCCTCGACGGACAAGCGGTGACGGTCTCCTGCGCGGAGGGTGATACCGGTTTTGTGTATGAAGGGCAGCTCCCGTTTCACGTCGAGACGCTGGACGTGAAGGGCCTCGGGCGGCCCAAGACTAAAATCATGATGAATGTCGGGAATCCACAAGAAGCCTTCGGACTGTCATTCATTCCCAACGACGGCGTCGGGTTGGCCAGGGAAGAATTCATCATCAGCTCCTACATCAAGGTCCACCCCCTGGCGTTGCTCAACTTTGACCGGCTGGAGGATCAGGCGCTCAAGGCTGAGATCGGGCGGATCACGGCCGGGTACTCGGACAAACCCAGATTCTTTGTCGATAAACTGGCCCAGGGCGTGTCGATGATCGCGGCTGCCTTCTACCCGAAGGATGTGATCGTCCGGCTCAGCGACTTCAAGAGTAATGAGTATGCGGACCTGCTCGGTGGCCGCGGCTACGAACCGAAGGAAGAGAACCCGATGCTGGGCTTTCGCGGGGCGTCACGGTACTACGACCCGCGCTATCGGGAGGGGTTTGCGTTGGAATGCCGGGCGATGAAACAGGTGCGGGATGAGATGGGCCTGATCAACGTGAAACTCATGGTCCCGTTCTGCCGGACGGTCGACGAAGGGCGGCGTGTGATCGCGGAAATGGAGCGACATGGCCTGAAGCAGGGCGAGAGGGGCCTTGAGGTCTACGTGATGTGTGAGATTCCGAGTAACGTGCTACTCGCCGAGCAGTTCGCGGAGATCTTCGACGGTTTTTCTATCGGATCGAACGACCTGACACAACTTGTCCTCGGCGTGGACCGGGATTCAGCAATCGTCGCGCACCTGTTCGACGAGCGGAACGAGGCCGTGAAGAAAATGGTGGCAAGCGTCATTCAAGCGGCCAAGGCGAAGGGACGAAAAGTCGGTATCTGCGGACAGGCGCCGAGCGATTATCCAGAGTTCACCCGGTTCTTGGTGGAGCAAGGCATCGACAGCATTTCGCTCAATTCTGACGCCGTCGTCAAGACCACGCTGGCCGTGTTGGAGTTGGAGCGTAACCGGGTTGGATGACGGAAAAGGACAGCTACACCACTGAAGCGCCGCCGCAGCACCGCTGCTTCAAGATGGCCCTACTGATAGGGATAGTGCGGTGTTCTGCCCCTCGTGCCAGTTGCTCACTGTAGCTAAATGTCCCTTCCCTCTCACCCTGAGCATGTCGAGTGGTGTGAAAGTCGTGAAATTTTCGCCGGTCGTTGAAGAGCGATCAGGGCATTGCTCTTGCTGACGTTGATCACTGTGTTCCTGCCTATCGCGAGTTCCTGCAACCGGTTCAGCTCGGAATTAGGTAGGCCTACGCAGGCGGAATATCATGCCGGATGTTCAAGCAATCGTCAGGGGGCAAGAGCGTATGGAGCAGCCTAAGAAGAGCGACGGCTGGTTGGCCACATTCCTTCGTGAAGTAATCAGCATGCCGCGCCGGCATATGTTGGTTTTTGTTGTCGCGACCCTCTTGCTCGTTGTCGTGGAGATCGAGTTGGTCGAAGGATGGCACCTAGTTCATCTCGTCGAACTCGTGGGCCTGATGGTGTTTCTGTTTCTTCTCTGGGCGGCCTGGCGGGTCCGACGTTTCAGAATGAGCAGGTGAGAAGGTGGGCGTGGCTCAATCCCGGCTGAAAAGAAAGGGCGGGCACTGATGATACCCAATCGAAGTGTTGTCGGTCTGCTAGAGAGAGATGATAGCTGATTTGTCATGGCCTCCAAATCTAACAATCAGATTAACGTTATACCGAAAGTTTTGCTTCAACAGTTGATCGATGTGCTTTCTGCACAAGGCTATCGCACGGTCGGTCCGGTCGCGCGCGACGGAGCTGTCCTCTGGGACACCATCCGACAGGTATCGGATCTGCCGATCGGTTGGCGCGATGAGCAGGCGCCTGGACGCTATCGCATAGAACAGACCGGCTCGGCCAGGATTTTCGGTGTGGTCCATGGGCCGCAGTCTGTGAAGCCGCTGGCATTTGCGCCGCGTGAGCCGTTGCTGACGATCGAACGGAGTCAGGGGCGGGTTTCGGTTCAGCCGACAATGCCGAAGAGCGAGAAGGTTGCGGTGCTCGGGGTGCGGGCCTGCGATCTGGCAGGGCTCGCGATCCAGGATCACATCTTTCTGAAAGACGCCTACCGGGATCCCTATTATCGTACACGTCGTGACGGCCTGTTTCTGATTGCGGTGAACTGCACTCGCGCGCTCGCCACCTGTTTTTGCGCCTCGATGGACACCGGTCCGCGAGCGGGCGCAAGTTTCGACCTCGCCCTGACCGAATTGGACGAAGCATTTCTCGTGGAAGCAGGCAGTGAAGCTGGCCGAGAGGTGGTGCGCGCATTATCGCCTGCGCCGGCCTCGACCGCGCAGACCCGCGAAGCCGAACAGCAGATCGAGGCCTGCGCCGGTAGCCAGACGCGGCAGTTGGACCGATCGCAGCTCCCACAGGCCCTGTATGACGCGCATGAGCATCCACGATGGGACGATGTCGCGGTGCGCTGCCTCGCCTGCGGGAATTGCACGATGGTGTGCCCGACCTGTTTCTGTCATGCGGTCGAGGAGGTGCCGAACCTCACGCAGACAGGTAGTGAACAGAGCAGATTGTGGGATTCCTGTTTCACCCAGGACCATGGCTATATTCACGGCAAGAACATTCGACCGACAATCAAGGATCGTTATCGCATGTGGCTCACCCACAAGCTGGCTTCCTGGATCGATCAGTTCGGCACCTCCGGCTGTGTCGGCTGCGGACGGTGCATCACCTGGTGCCCGGTCGGGATCGATCTCACCGAAGAGTTGCCGACGTTACTGAAACCATCGAGTCCGGCCAAGGAAAAATCTAGCCAATCATGACACGCTTCTCACAGGTCACGGAGAATGGCGCACTCAATCCCTATCTGATTCAGCCTGCCACGATTGTGGAGAAGATCAGAGAAGCGGAAGATATCGACACCTATCGGTTACGTTTCGTCGATGAACAGGCGCGGCGGAGTTTTCGATTCGCGGCCGGGCAGTTCAACATGGTTTATCTCTTCGGCGTCGGCGAGGTGGCAATCTCGATCGTGTCGGATCCTGATGAGCCGGAGTCCCTGGCCCACACCATCCGTGCGGTAGGGCGAGTCACCAAGGCCATCGCGCAACTGCAGCCTGGCGATGAGCTGGGCATCCGTGGGCCGTTCGGACAGGGCTGGCCGCTCGACGACGCGCTGGTCAAAGATGTGCTGATCGTGACCGGCGGGCTGGGCTGTGCGCCGGTCGTCGGCGCCATTGAATATATCTTTCGTCGACGCAACCAGTATGGAGCCGTGAAGATTCTACACGGGGTCAAGACGCCGCACGACCTGCTCTTTCGGGAGCGGTTCGATGCCTGGCGAAGACATCCCGATACTCAGGTCTTATTGACCAGCGACCAGCCCGATAAGACCTGGCATTACCACGTCGGCGTGGTGACGGAACTTTTCGAGCAAGTGGCGTTGGACCCGGCACGGACCATGGTCTTGATGTGCGGACCGGAGATCATGATGCGTTTAGGCGTGCCGATCTTGATGCAGCGAGGGATTCCGGCGACCGCGATCTACGTCTCGCTGGAGCGGCACATGGAATGCGGGATCGGCCTCTGCGGCCATTGCCAATTGGGCCCCTATTTTCTGTGTAAAGACGGCCCGGTCATGCGGTACGACCGGGTCGCGCCGTGGTTGGGACGGACTGGTGTGTGATCGGTGATGGGATGCCGTCGCTATGAATGACAAGAACACAATTAAACCGCTCGTGACGCCCATGCGGCCCAAGCTCGGTGTCTTTAAATTCGCCTCCTGCGACGGATGCCAGCTCAGTATTTTGAACCTCGAAGATGACCTGCTCGCGCTGGGGCAGGCCTTGAACATTGCCTATTTCCCCGAAGCTTCCAGCGACATGAGGGAGGGGCCCTACGACATCGCCTTGGTGGAGGGGTCCATCACGACGCCGGAAGATGCGCATCGAATTCTGTCCGTGCGGAAGCAAGCCGCCATGTTGATCACGATCGGCGCCTGCGCCACGGCAGGCGGGATTCAAGCCCTGCGTAACTGGGGGGATGTCGAGGCTTTCAAACGAGTGGTCTATCCGAGTCCTCAGTATATCCAGAGCCTCAGTACCTCGACGCCGATCTCGGAACATGTGCATGTCGATTTTGAGTTGTGGGGCTGTCCGATCGATAAAACTCAATTACTCCTGGTGATCACCGATCTATTAGCCGGCGTGCAGCCGCGACTGCCAACACATAGTGTATGCATCGAATGTAAACGCCAGGGGAACGTCTGCGTGATGGTCGCCAAGGGGATTCCCTGCCTCGGGCCTGTGACACGTACCGGTTGCGGTGCGATTTGTCCGAGCATGGGTCGGGACTGCTACGGCTGTTTCGGCCCGGCCGAAGGCCTGCATGAAGGTCCCGGACTCCCTCCGAATACGGCCGCGCTGGCCAAGGAGTTTAATCAGGGACTCCAACTTATTCCCGCTGAGGTGTTGCGCCGGTTCCGCGGCATCAACGGCTCTGTCAGGCCGTTTCGAGAGGAGAGCCAGGCATGGGAGCAGAAAGACCGTGACGCGTGACGAGTACTATATAGCGCGAGCCTGTACGTCATGAGTGAATCAAACGACAATAAGACAAGAACCATCTCGGTCGGCATGATTGCGCGCGTCGAAGGCGAAGGCGCACTCCGTGTCTCTGTGAAAGAGGGCGTCGTGCAGGATGTCGAGCTGAGGATCTTCGAGCCGCCGCGGTTCTTCGAGGCCTTCCTGGTAGGGCGACATTACGACGAGGTGCCGGACATCGTGGCGCGGATCTGCGGCATCTGCCCCGTGGCCTACCAGATGAGTGCCGTCCATGCGTTGGAGCAGATCTTCGGTGTGACCGTGGAGGGGGCGCTGCGGGATGTGCGGCGGATGATCTACTGCGGCGAATGGATCGAGAGCCATACGCTCCACGTCTACATGCTCCACGCGCCGGATTTTCTCGGCTATGCCAGCGCGATCGCGATGGCCAAAGATCATCCGGAGATCGTGACCAGGGGGCTGCGATTGAAGAAAGCCGGCAATGCTTTGATGACCCTGCTGGGTGGCCGCTCCGTGCATCCGGTTTCGGTGAAGGTTGGTGGATTTTCTCGCGTGCCGTTGCGCCGTGAACTGGAGGGGCTGAAAGATGAATTCCTGTGGGCACGCGATGCAGCGGTGGAGACTGTCCGCTGGGTCGCGGGGTTCGACTACCCTGATTTTGCGCAAGACTATGCCTTCGTCGCGCTCCGTCCTCCCGATGCGTATCCCTTCAACGCGGGGCCGATCCTGTCCAGTGGCGGTTTGAATATTTCTGCTGAGGAGTTCGAACAGTATTTCAGGGAAGAACAGGTGCCCTATTCCACGGCGCTTCAATGCAGACTCAATGGGGCCAGTTATTTGGTGGGGCCAATGGCGCGGCTGAACCTCAATCATGACCATCTGTCGCCGCTGGGGAAGCAGGTATTGGCCGACACCGGACTGTCGGTGCCTCTGTGCAATCCTTTTCACGCGGTCGTGGCCCGCTCCGTCGAAATCCTCTATGCGATCGAGGAAACGCTGCGGATCATCGACCGCTACGAGCCGCCACCCAGTCCGTCGGTCCCGGTGACCGTGCGTGCCGGTATCGGTATGGCCTGTACCGAAGCGCCGAGAGGAATTCTCTATCATCGGTATCGGGTGGATGGCGACGGCCTGATTCGCGAAGCCAAGATCGTTCCGCCCACCTCGCAGAATCAGCGGCGGATCGAGGAGGATCTGCGAGCCTATCTGCCTCGTCTGCTGGATCTCTCGAACGAGCAAGTGGCGTTGGGATGTGAAAAAATTATCCGTTGTTATGACCCTTGTATCTCCTGCGCGACGCATTTCTTGAAACTGGACATTCAGCGTGACGGGTAACGTATGACACACATCGGAGCGCAACATTCCGTCCGCATCATCGGAGTCGGCAATCTGTTCAGGGGCGACGATGCAGCAGGAGTCCTGGCCGCACGGCGGCTGAAGGCCCTGGTGGGAGACCGCGCCGACGTGATTGAAGCGGAGCTGGCTGGTCTCGACGTGCTGGACTTGATGGCAGAGGCGTCAACGGTATTCCTGATCGATGCGGCAAGGAGCGGTCAGCCTGCAGGGACCATTCATCGTCTCGATGCGTCTGCCGGGCCGATCTCAGCAGACCTGTTCCCTCATTCCACGCATGTCCTGAATGCGGTAGACGCGATCGAGATGGGCCGTACCTTGGGCCTCCTTCCATCTCGCGTGATCGTATATGGACTGGAAGTCGGGGACACCAGGGCCGGGAACGAGCTGTCTCCGGCGGTTGCCGCAGCGTTGGATCAGGTTGTCGAGCGAGTCGTCCATGAGTTGGAGGCGCTTTCGTGCACGAGTGGCAGCTGATGGCCCAGGTGGTCAAGATGGTAGAGGAGGCGCTCAGCCAGGCTCCCTCTGCGAGACCGTCGGTCGTGCGGCTCAAAGTCAGTACGCAGTCTCATATCTTCGAGCACGATGCGGCGACCTTGCAATCGGTCTTTGCTGCGGCCGCAGCGGGGACTGTGGCTGAGCAGGCCGCGCTGGAGATTCTGCCGGTGTCGGTCACGGGCCACTGCCGGCTCTGCGGGACGTCCTGCGAGATGCATGAGTTGCTGCAATGTTGTCCTGGTTGCGGGTCGGCAAGTGTGGAAGCGGAGCCAGTCCCTGAGGTGATGCTGTACGAAGTCGTGGTGAAGGAATGAAACAGGACACCATCGTTCGCCTGCGCATCACCGTGGAGGGAACGGTCCAGGGGGTCGGATTCAGGCCGTTCACCTATCGCGTAGCGCAGGAACTGGGAGTGGCCGGATGGGTGATGAACAGCGCTCATGGGGCAGTACTGGAACTTGAGGGGCCGGTTGCTGTGGTGGAGACCTTTCTCGCGCGCCTGCAATCAGAAGCGCCGGCGGCGGCGAAGGTGGACCGGCTGACCGTAGGACCCGCGAATCCGATGGGAGCGACTGTATTTGAGATTCGAGCCAGCGAAGGTGCTGGTGTGCGGCGTTTGGTGGTGCCACCGGACCTTGCGACCTGTGCCGATTGTCTGGGCGAGATGCGCGATCCGATGGATCGGCGCTTCCGCTATCCCTTTCTCACCTGCACCCAATGTGGCCCACGATTCAGCCTCATCACGGACATTCCCTATGACCGCGCCAACAGCACGATGAGCGGGTTCCTCCTGTGCCGGGATTGCCAGGCTGAGTATGACGATCACCGGAATCGTCGCTTTCATGCCGAACCGATCGCCTGTCCAGTGTGTGGTCCTCGATTGGCCCTGTGGAATATTCAGGGAGAAGAGGTGGCCCGTGAGCAGGAAGCGTTGCAGCAGGCCTGCGAGATCATTCGGAACGGCGGGATCCTCGCGGTCAAGGGAGTCGGAGGATTTCAGTTGTGGGTGGATGCCTGCTCGGAATCAGCGGTGCAACGGCTACGCCTGCGCAAAATGAGACCGGATAAACCCTTTGCGGTCTTGTTCCCCTCTATGTCCGCTGTGCAGACATCATGCGGCCTGAGTCAGGAGGAAGAAGGAGTACTGCTCTCTCCCGAATCGCCGATTGTGCTGCTGCGACAGAGCGAACCGTTCGGACTGGCTCTATCTGTGTCGCCGGACAATCCTTACGTCGGCGCGATGGTGCCCTACAGCCCGCTCCACTGTCTGCTCATGACTGAGTTGAACGCTCCGGTGGTAGCCACCAGCGGCAATCGTTCAGACGAGCCGATTGTGATCGATGAACAAGAGGCGTTGGTTCGACTTGCTGGAATTGCCGATGCGTTCCTCGTGCACGATCGAGCGATCGCGCGGCCAGTTGATGATTCAGTCGTACGTGTGATCGAAGGCGAGCAGTTGATCATCCGGCGAGCGAGGGGATACGTGCCGCGATCAATCAGGATACAGGCGCCCCTGATGAACGGACGCGCGATGGTTCCGATCCTGGCAGTCGGGGGCCATCTCAAGAACACGATTGCACTGATGTCCGGCGATCAGATCATGCTGAGCCAGCACCTTGGCGATCTGTCTACCCTGGAATCCTTCGAGGCGTTTCATCGCGCCGTTGATGATCTGCAACGGCTGCTCGACGTACAGCCGAAACTCGTCGCCTGCGATCTCCATCCCGACTATCGATCAACCCTGTTTGCGCAGGAATTCGCCGAGCGCCACGCGGTTCCGCTCGTTCGAGTGCAACATCATCATGCGCATGTCGCCGCCTGTATGGCGGAACATGGATTGGATGGCGAGGTGCTGGGCGTCGCCTGGGACGGGTCCGGGTACGGAACGGATGGCAGGATCTGGGGAGGGGAGTTCCTTGTCGCAGGGTATCAAGGCTTCAGGCGCCTTGCCCATCTTCGGCCCTTCCGCTTGCCTGGCGGAGAGCTGGCCATGCGTCAACCCTGGCGTTGTGCCTTCTCAGTCCTATGGGAAATCTATGGCGAGAGGATGGCGGTTCAGGAACTTGCGGTCCGGCAGGGTGATAGAGAGGAACGCGACGTGCTATCGGTCCTCTTGAGGACGGGCATGGCCTCTCCCGAGACCACCAGCATGGGACGACTGTTCGATGCCGTATCTTCACTTGCTGGCTTCCGTGATGTAGCCAGTTTTGAAGGACAGGGGGCCATGGCCCTTGAGTTTGCCGCAGAACGGTATGAACAGCTTGCTCCAGGTAATGAGACGGGTTATCCATTTCCTCTCGCACGGGGTGAGGACACCCACGCAATGTGGGTAGCTGACTGGCAGCCACTGATTGAGTCGCTGATACAGGAGAGGCGCACAGGAAGCAGTCCCGAACGAATCGCCTATCGGTTTCACCTCGGCATGGCCGATCTGATCGGCCATGTGGCGAAGCAAGCGGCGTTACCGCGGGTGGTGCTGACCGGTGGATGCTTCCAGAATGCCCTGTTGCTCCGGCTTGCGCGTCGCCGGTTGGAGCAAGCGGGGTTTACCGTCTATACCCATCGCCTGGTGCCGCCCAACGACGGGGGGCTCTCCCTTGGACAGGCGGTCGTGGCGGCGCATCGTTCCGGCGGGAAGTGCGATTCAGACGTATGAGGCGGAAACGCTTCGTGAGAAATTGGCCGATGTGAGGGTCGACAAATGTATCGTCGTGTGATGGCGTTTGATTTTGACGGAACGTTGGCGGTGGATGGGGTGGTGCCCCGTGATCTCGAAGAGGCGCTCGAACGATGCCGTGCTGCTGGTTATGCGCTCTTTCTTGTCACGGGTCGGCGTTTCGAGGCCGTCCAGCTTGGCCGCCTCAGCAAGCTGTTTACCGGAGTGGTCTGGGAGAACGGCGCGGTCTTGGTTCACAGCGCGACCGGTGAAGTCTATCTGCCATTCGGGCAGCTCGAGGATCGCCTCGTGAAAGCAATGAAGGACGCGAAGATTCCCTTCGAGGAGGGGTTGGCGATTGCGGCCACCTGGGTGCCGCACGACCAGGTGGTATGGCAGGTCCTCGGCGCCCATGGTGGGGGTGCAGTTGTCGAGTATAACAAAGGGGCCGTGATGATTCTGCCGGCTGGTGCGGCGAAGGGGGCGGGGTTAGAGCGATTGCTTACGATCTGCGGGTTTTCAGCCCACAATCTAGTCGCGTTCGGCGATGCCGAGAATGATATCTCGATGCTGCGGCTGGCGGAGGTCGCGGTGGTGGTCGGGGATGCCGTGCTGGCAGTTCGAGAGATGGCCGATGTGGTCGCGGCTGGTCCGGGGCCGGCAGGGGTGCTGGAAATTCTGAATCGGTATCCTTTGGCTGGTAAGTATTTCGATATTCCATTGCGACGCGAGCGGCGGATTGTGATCGGCCGGGACGGATCGAACAGCGAGGTGTCTCTGCCGGGGTCTCGCCTGGCCGGGCGGAACTTGGGTGTGTTCGGTGACTCAGGCACAGGCAAGTCCTGGGTGGTTGGACTGTTGG from Nitrospirota bacterium includes the following:
- the ppsA gene encoding phosphoenolpyruvate synthase, producing the protein MGNVTQDKQLVKWFEELGIEDVPLVGGKNASLGEMYRELAAKGVKVPNGFAVTAEAYRLFLKDAKLDAVIRSILNDLDTHDLTNLQQRGKQVRQAILAETLPPELADAITDAYDRLSKGLPEPADVAVRSSATAEDLPDASFAGQQETYLNVQGHLSLLEHCKRCFASLFTDRALSYRADKGFDHLKIALSIGVQRMVRSDLATSGVMFSIDTETGFREAVLINAAYGLGENVVQGTVNPDEYYVFKPTLKQGYRPILQKMLGTKEFKLIYDIGGGKMVKNVPVSQGDRSKFAVTDEDILTLARWACVIEDHYSAKRGTPSPMDMEWAKDGLTGELFIVQARPETVQSLQPRDTLETYRLKEKGKVLVAGRSVGEKIGQGPVRVIRSARQIHEFQSGEVLVTDKTDPDWEPIMKIASAIVTDRGGRTCHAAIVSRELGLPAIVGTEQGTDVLLDGQAVTVSCAEGDTGFVYEGQLPFHVETLDVKGLGRPKTKIMMNVGNPQEAFGLSFIPNDGVGLAREEFIISSYIKVHPLALLNFDRLEDQALKAEIGRITAGYSDKPRFFVDKLAQGVSMIAAAFYPKDVIVRLSDFKSNEYADLLGGRGYEPKEENPMLGFRGASRYYDPRYREGFALECRAMKQVRDEMGLINVKLMVPFCRTVDEGRRVIAEMERHGLKQGERGLEVYVMCEIPSNVLLAEQFAEIFDGFSIGSNDLTQLVLGVDRDSAIVAHLFDERNEAVKKMVASVIQAAKAKGRKVGICGQAPSDYPEFTRFLVEQGIDSISLNSDAVVKTTLAVLELERNRVG
- a CDS encoding 4Fe-4S dicluster domain-containing protein, with product MASKSNNQINVIPKVLLQQLIDVLSAQGYRTVGPVARDGAVLWDTIRQVSDLPIGWRDEQAPGRYRIEQTGSARIFGVVHGPQSVKPLAFAPREPLLTIERSQGRVSVQPTMPKSEKVAVLGVRACDLAGLAIQDHIFLKDAYRDPYYRTRRDGLFLIAVNCTRALATCFCASMDTGPRAGASFDLALTELDEAFLVEAGSEAGREVVRALSPAPASTAQTREAEQQIEACAGSQTRQLDRSQLPQALYDAHEHPRWDDVAVRCLACGNCTMVCPTCFCHAVEEVPNLTQTGSEQSRLWDSCFTQDHGYIHGKNIRPTIKDRYRMWLTHKLASWIDQFGTSGCVGCGRCITWCPVGIDLTEELPTLLKPSSPAKEKSSQS
- a CDS encoding hydrogenase maturation protease, yielding MTHIGAQHSVRIIGVGNLFRGDDAAGVLAARRLKALVGDRADVIEAELAGLDVLDLMAEASTVFLIDAARSGQPAGTIHRLDASAGPISADLFPHSTHVLNAVDAIEMGRTLGLLPSRVIVYGLEVGDTRAGNELSPAVAAALDQVVERVVHELEALSCTSGS
- a CDS encoding Ni/Fe hydrogenase subunit alpha, producing the protein MSESNDNKTRTISVGMIARVEGEGALRVSVKEGVVQDVELRIFEPPRFFEAFLVGRHYDEVPDIVARICGICPVAYQMSAVHALEQIFGVTVEGALRDVRRMIYCGEWIESHTLHVYMLHAPDFLGYASAIAMAKDHPEIVTRGLRLKKAGNALMTLLGGRSVHPVSVKVGGFSRVPLRRELEGLKDEFLWARDAAVETVRWVAGFDYPDFAQDYAFVALRPPDAYPFNAGPILSSGGLNISAEEFEQYFREEQVPYSTALQCRLNGASYLVGPMARLNLNHDHLSPLGKQVLADTGLSVPLCNPFHAVVARSVEILYAIEETLRIIDRYEPPPSPSVPVTVRAGIGMACTEAPRGILYHRYRVDGDGLIREAKIVPPTSQNQRRIEEDLRAYLPRLLDLSNEQVALGCEKIIRCYDPCISCATHFLKLDIQRDG
- a CDS encoding hydrogenase maturation nickel metallochaperone HypA — its product is MHEWQLMAQVVKMVEEALSQAPSARPSVVRLKVSTQSHIFEHDAATLQSVFAAAAAGTVAEQAALEILPVSVTGHCRLCGTSCEMHELLQCCPGCGSASVEAEPVPEVMLYEVVVKE
- the hypF gene encoding carbamoyltransferase HypF; the protein is MKQDTIVRLRITVEGTVQGVGFRPFTYRVAQELGVAGWVMNSAHGAVLELEGPVAVVETFLARLQSEAPAAAKVDRLTVGPANPMGATVFEIRASEGAGVRRLVVPPDLATCADCLGEMRDPMDRRFRYPFLTCTQCGPRFSLITDIPYDRANSTMSGFLLCRDCQAEYDDHRNRRFHAEPIACPVCGPRLALWNIQGEEVAREQEALQQACEIIRNGGILAVKGVGGFQLWVDACSESAVQRLRLRKMRPDKPFAVLFPSMSAVQTSCGLSQEEEGVLLSPESPIVLLRQSEPFGLALSVSPDNPYVGAMVPYSPLHCLLMTELNAPVVATSGNRSDEPIVIDEQEALVRLAGIADAFLVHDRAIARPVDDSVVRVIEGEQLIIRRARGYVPRSIRIQAPLMNGRAMVPILAVGGHLKNTIALMSGDQIMLSQHLGDLSTLESFEAFHRAVDDLQRLLDVQPKLVACDLHPDYRSTLFAQEFAERHAVPLVRVQHHHAHVAACMAEHGLDGEVLGVAWDGSGYGTDGRIWGGEFLVAGYQGFRRLAHLRPFRLPGGELAMRQPWRCAFSVLWEIYGERMAVQELAVRQGDREERDVLSVLLRTGMASPETTSMGRLFDAVSSLAGFRDVASFEGQGAMALEFAAERYEQLAPGNETGYPFPLARGEDTHAMWVADWQPLIESLIQERRTGSSPERIAYRFHLGMADLIGHVAKQAALPRVVLTGGCFQNALLLRLARRRLEQAGFTVYTHRLVPPNDGGLSLGQAVVAAHRSGGKCDSDV
- a CDS encoding FAD/NAD(P)-binding protein translates to MTRFSQVTENGALNPYLIQPATIVEKIREAEDIDTYRLRFVDEQARRSFRFAAGQFNMVYLFGVGEVAISIVSDPDEPESLAHTIRAVGRVTKAIAQLQPGDELGIRGPFGQGWPLDDALVKDVLIVTGGLGCAPVVGAIEYIFRRRNQYGAVKILHGVKTPHDLLFRERFDAWRRHPDTQVLLTSDQPDKTWHYHVGVVTELFEQVALDPARTMVLMCGPEIMMRLGVPILMQRGIPATAIYVSLERHMECGIGLCGHCQLGPYFLCKDGPVMRYDRVAPWLGRTGV